In a genomic window of Amblyomma americanum isolate KBUSLIRL-KWMA chromosome 4, ASM5285725v1, whole genome shotgun sequence:
- the LOC144127948 gene encoding uncharacterized protein LOC144127948 isoform X2, with translation MWLLLMRSCTSQDDFRMKRGLVSSCIDLFVSFGKIAAMELEQRISNWLPALDKEIVELTVQKVQQCGVESLEHLKYVVEEDLQFLKPISRRILLERFHSAATPNPPVSLSPNDIQSPTSSQCASFSTPWEVFPPQLMKACQEGKRPVKSDLNEMVRLVSDHILAINRKPGRKILRAIAAEIVSHYPKTFEDTLNGAVIGSGIETLLWKLENCVNNKRRPSSEQPHQFEPDDELDLSVKRVKIQRDSYGCVAWQQKLQSDETADSQEKKKDDLLSQFRLAFPDETMVAQLMSETYASQRQLINASKNIRDIERSRPFRFQGKHLTNHVNILLGSNVAKTFDDRLKTVGRQVFRYAHSQVKKECVKSCLQEVEAAKTNRKSMAVEYEAMPLLLLAIFGEDKELFYKLTEEMASDDDLGDLPSCPFICAKGWTFLTANSYTICMDTHPVLHASKPDEAFKLLFFAHFAFNIQYQKETSLCLEFTQRAIAGINPARGTKVQKNGGKQHCLSPRVAALATALKDYDF, from the exons ATAGCTGCAATGGAGTTGGAACAACGAATTTCCAACTGGCTGCCAGCCCTGGACAAGGAGATTGTAGAGCTGACAGTCCAGAAGGTGCAGCAATGTGGTGTAGAGTCCCTGGAACATCTGAAGTATGTGGTTGAAGAGgatttgcaatttttaaagcCCATCAGCAGAAGGATTCTTCTTGAAAGGTTTCACTCAGCGGCTACGCCCAACCCACCAGTGTCACTTTCTCCCAACGACATTCAATCGCCTACAAGCTCACAATGTGCAAGCTTTTCTACACCTTGGGAGGTTTTCCCACCACAGCTTATGAAGGCTTGCCAAGAAGGGAAGCGTCCAGTAAAGAGCGACTTGAATGAAATGGTACGACTTGTGAGTGACCATATTCTTGCCATAAACAGGAAGCCAGGTCGCAAGATCTTGAGGGCCATCGCAGCTGAAATTGTGAGCCATTACCCGAAGACATTCGAGGACACCctaaatggggcagtaattggcTCGGGTATTGAGACACTCTTGTGGAAACTTGAAAACTGTGTTAACAACAAACGAAGGCCAAGCTCTGAGCAGCCACATCAGTTCGAACCGGACGATGAACTGGACTTGAGTGTCAAACGAGTGAAGATTCAGAGAGactcatatgggtgtgtggcatggcAACAAAAGCTTCAATCTGACGAAACTGCTGActcacaggagaagaaaaaagacgacTTGCTGTCGCAGTTCAGGCTTGCGTTTCCAGATGAGACCATGGTTGCACAGCTCATGTCAGAGACTTATGCATCACAACGTCAGCTTATCAATGCATCCAAAAATATTCGAGACATTGAGCGAAGCCGGCCATTTCGGTTTCAGGGaaagcacctgaccaaccacgtaaacATCTTGCTAGGCTCAAATGTTGCAAAGACTTTCGATGACCGACTAAAGACTGTTGGACGGCAAGTTTTTCGTTACGCACACAGCCaagtaaaaaaagaatgtgtgAAGTCTTGTCTCCAAGAAGTAGAAGCTGCCAAAACTAACAGGAAGTCAATGGCAGTTGAATACGAAGCCATGCCACTACTACTGCTCGCAATCTTCGGAGAAGACAAAGAGCTGTTTTACAAGCTAACAGAG GAGATGGCCAGCGACGATGACTTGGGGGATCTGCCAAGCTGTCCTTTCATCTGCGCGAAAG GATGGACTTTTCTCACTGCTAATTCATACACAATCTGCATGGACACCCATCCAGTGCTTCATGCATCGAAGCCAGACGAGGCCTTCAAGCTGCTGTTCTTTGCCCATTTTGCTTTTAACATCCAGTACCAGAAGGAGACGAGCCTGTGCTTGGAATTCACACAGAG ggctattgcaggtattaatcctgcaagaggaacaaaggtgcaaaagaatggcgggaAGCAGCACTGCCTGTCACCAAGAGTGGCTGCACTCGCAACGGCTTTGAAAGACTATGACTTTTAG
- the LOC144127948 gene encoding uncharacterized protein LOC144127948 isoform X1, translated as MWLLLMRSCTSQDDFRMKRGLVSSCIDLFVSFGKIAAMELEQRISNWLPALDKEIVELTVQKVQQCGVESLEHLKYVVEEDLQFLKPISRRILLERFHSAATPNPPVSLSPNDIQSPTSSQCASFSTPWEVFPPQLMKACQEGKRPVKSDLNEMVRLVSDHILAINRKPGRKILRAIAAEIVSHYPKTFEDTLNGAVIGSGIETLLWKLENCVNNKRRPSSEQPHQFEPDDELDLSVKRVKIQRDSYGCVAWQQKLQSDETADSQEKKKDDLLSQFRLAFPDETMVAQLMSETYASQRQLINASKNIRDIERSRPFRFQGKHLTNHVNILLGSNVAKTFDDRLKTVGRQVFRYAHSQVKKECVKSCLQEVEAAKTNRKSMAVEYEAMPLLLLAIFGEDKELFYKLTEKEMASDDDLGDLPSCPFICAKGWTFLTANSYTICMDTHPVLHASKPDEAFKLLFFAHFAFNIQYQKETSLCLEFTQRAIAGINPARGTKVQKNGGKQHCLSPRVAALATALKDYDF; from the exons ATAGCTGCAATGGAGTTGGAACAACGAATTTCCAACTGGCTGCCAGCCCTGGACAAGGAGATTGTAGAGCTGACAGTCCAGAAGGTGCAGCAATGTGGTGTAGAGTCCCTGGAACATCTGAAGTATGTGGTTGAAGAGgatttgcaatttttaaagcCCATCAGCAGAAGGATTCTTCTTGAAAGGTTTCACTCAGCGGCTACGCCCAACCCACCAGTGTCACTTTCTCCCAACGACATTCAATCGCCTACAAGCTCACAATGTGCAAGCTTTTCTACACCTTGGGAGGTTTTCCCACCACAGCTTATGAAGGCTTGCCAAGAAGGGAAGCGTCCAGTAAAGAGCGACTTGAATGAAATGGTACGACTTGTGAGTGACCATATTCTTGCCATAAACAGGAAGCCAGGTCGCAAGATCTTGAGGGCCATCGCAGCTGAAATTGTGAGCCATTACCCGAAGACATTCGAGGACACCctaaatggggcagtaattggcTCGGGTATTGAGACACTCTTGTGGAAACTTGAAAACTGTGTTAACAACAAACGAAGGCCAAGCTCTGAGCAGCCACATCAGTTCGAACCGGACGATGAACTGGACTTGAGTGTCAAACGAGTGAAGATTCAGAGAGactcatatgggtgtgtggcatggcAACAAAAGCTTCAATCTGACGAAACTGCTGActcacaggagaagaaaaaagacgacTTGCTGTCGCAGTTCAGGCTTGCGTTTCCAGATGAGACCATGGTTGCACAGCTCATGTCAGAGACTTATGCATCACAACGTCAGCTTATCAATGCATCCAAAAATATTCGAGACATTGAGCGAAGCCGGCCATTTCGGTTTCAGGGaaagcacctgaccaaccacgtaaacATCTTGCTAGGCTCAAATGTTGCAAAGACTTTCGATGACCGACTAAAGACTGTTGGACGGCAAGTTTTTCGTTACGCACACAGCCaagtaaaaaaagaatgtgtgAAGTCTTGTCTCCAAGAAGTAGAAGCTGCCAAAACTAACAGGAAGTCAATGGCAGTTGAATACGAAGCCATGCCACTACTACTGCTCGCAATCTTCGGAGAAGACAAAGAGCTGTTTTACAAGCTAACAGAG AAGGAGATGGCCAGCGACGATGACTTGGGGGATCTGCCAAGCTGTCCTTTCATCTGCGCGAAAG GATGGACTTTTCTCACTGCTAATTCATACACAATCTGCATGGACACCCATCCAGTGCTTCATGCATCGAAGCCAGACGAGGCCTTCAAGCTGCTGTTCTTTGCCCATTTTGCTTTTAACATCCAGTACCAGAAGGAGACGAGCCTGTGCTTGGAATTCACACAGAG ggctattgcaggtattaatcctgcaagaggaacaaaggtgcaaaagaatggcgggaAGCAGCACTGCCTGTCACCAAGAGTGGCTGCACTCGCAACGGCTTTGAAAGACTATGACTTTTAG